The Archangium primigenium genomic interval TGGCCGCCGGGCGGGCGGCCAGGCACGAGGGACCCCGGGAGCGGTCTACTGCAGGGGCGCCGGCTCGGAGATGCCCTCCAGGGCCTCGCCCACGCGCCGCTCGTCGAAGTCGTGGGACACGTCGCCCAGCGTCACGATGCCCACGAGCACTTCCTCGGCGTTCACGACCACGAAGCGGCGCAACTGCTGCTTCTTCATGCGCTCGAGCACGCTGCCCGCGTCGTCGTCCTCGAAGCACACCTGCACGTTGGCGGACATCACGTCCACCACGCTCGTGACGGAGGGGTCCATGCCCAGGGCCACCGTGCGCACCACCACGTCCCGGTCGGTGAGCACGCCCAGCACGTGCCCCGCCTCGTCGCACACGGGCAGGATGCCCACGTTGAGCGCGCGCATGGACTCGGCCGCGTCGCGCACCGTGTCCGAGGGCAGCACCGTCTCCACGTCCCGCGTCATCACTTCATAGACCTTGCGCACCATGGCTTCGGCTCCCGGGGTTGAATGCCGCCTCCCGCCAAGCGTGGGGAGGCGTCCGGGCCCGGGCAACAGGGGCGCCCTCCCCCTCCCGGACAGCCAGCGGGCACTCGTCTCACGCGGGCAGCCAGCCGGACTCGGCCGGGGGCGCGTCGCGCCAGACGTGGCGGCCGGAGTCCGGGTCCTTGCAAAAGCGCATGAAGTCCCCCAGGCCCGTGTCCAGCGCGCGCCCGTCGAGCGCCTCGGCCACGCGCCCGAGCACGTCGAGCGCCTCGTGCGAGGGGCCATGCACGAGCAGCCGCACCCGGGGCACCACCTCCCACGGCCCGAGGTCGAAGGTGATGGAGAAACCATCGCCGTGGTAGCTGCCCTCGGTGGAGGTGGCGAAGAAGAGCGTGGGGAGCACCGCGTGCAGCCGGCGGATGACACTCTCGCGGGGGCCGAGCGGCGGCGGGCTCCAGCCCTCGGGGAAGTCCCGCACCGAGTCGAAGCCGGCCGCGCCCATGACATAGACAATCCAACTCATGTTCCACCCCGGGTGAGACGCGTTGCTTGTCGAGTGCCACCCTACGCGGGCTGTCTGACATTGGAGACGAGACGGAGACGGCGATTGCATCCCCCCGCGCGGCGTGTC includes:
- a CDS encoding CBS domain-containing protein: MVRKVYEVMTRDVETVLPSDTVRDAAESMRALNVGILPVCDEAGHVLGVLTDRDVVVRTVALGMDPSVTSVVDVMSANVQVCFEDDDAGSVLERMKKQQLRRFVVVNAEEVLVGIVTLGDVSHDFDERRVGEALEGISEPAPLQ